A region of Desulfovibrio psychrotolerans DNA encodes the following proteins:
- a CDS encoding HlyD family type I secretion periplasmic adaptor subunit has product MSKFRREDIEFMSEVDAALRHRGHPYAYMLSISILVAFLIFGVWAHFAVLDEVTRGSGTVISSQRLQELQNLEGGILREVLVREGQVVEKDDVLVRIDNEQARSIFRDAASKTLEHEVAILRLEAEVQGKDPVFTQEMLEKAPLMVQDQMNIHHARKEQLDAEVRVLDSQRFQRQQEVEEMISRRKQLIQSHKLAAERRNIARPLMENKVYPRVDYLQLEENLLKLQGDIDSLSLSIPRVSRAAEESRNRLEQRMAEFRNQAQEEINKRRTELRSLHEALSAGEDRVTRTDIRAPLRGTVKRINHNTVGGVIRPGDTIVEIVPLDDTLLIEARIRPADIAFLHPGQKAMIKITAYDFSIYGGLEATLEQISADTIEDRKGEHFYLVKLRTKTNTLAYRGEKLPIMPGMTATVDILTGKKSVLDYLLKPILKAKQNALRER; this is encoded by the coding sequence ATGAGTAAATTCCGTCGAGAAGACATTGAATTCATGAGCGAGGTGGATGCCGCCCTGCGCCACAGGGGGCACCCCTACGCCTATATGCTGTCCATCTCCATTCTGGTGGCGTTTCTCATCTTCGGGGTATGGGCGCACTTTGCCGTGCTGGACGAGGTCACACGAGGCTCCGGCACCGTCATTTCCTCGCAGCGGTTGCAGGAGTTGCAGAACCTGGAAGGCGGCATCCTGCGCGAGGTACTGGTGCGCGAAGGGCAGGTGGTGGAAAAAGATGACGTGCTGGTACGCATAGACAATGAACAGGCACGCAGCATCTTCCGCGATGCCGCGAGCAAGACGCTGGAGCACGAGGTTGCCATCCTGCGGCTGGAAGCCGAAGTGCAGGGCAAAGACCCCGTCTTCACGCAGGAAATGCTGGAAAAGGCCCCCCTCATGGTGCAGGACCAGATGAACATCCACCACGCCCGCAAGGAGCAGCTGGACGCGGAAGTACGCGTGCTCGATTCGCAGCGGTTCCAGAGACAGCAAGAAGTGGAGGAGATGATCAGCCGCCGCAAGCAGCTCATCCAGAGCCACAAGCTGGCGGCAGAACGCCGCAACATTGCCCGCCCGCTCATGGAAAACAAAGTCTATCCCCGGGTGGATTATCTGCAGTTGGAAGAGAACCTGCTCAAACTGCAGGGGGATATAGACTCCCTGTCCCTGAGCATCCCGCGCGTATCCCGCGCAGCGGAAGAATCCAGAAACAGGCTGGAACAACGGATGGCAGAATTCCGCAATCAGGCGCAGGAAGAGATAAACAAACGGCGCACCGAACTGCGCTCCCTGCATGAGGCCCTTTCCGCAGGCGAAGACCGCGTGACCCGCACGGATATCCGCGCGCCCCTGCGCGGCACGGTAAAGCGCATAAACCACAACACTGTCGGGGGCGTCATCCGTCCCGGCGACACCATAGTGGAAATTGTGCCGCTGGATGACACCTTGCTCATAGAGGCCCGCATCCGCCCGGCAGACATTGCCTTTCTGCATCCGGGCCAAAAGGCCATGATCAAGATCACCGCCTACGACTTTTCCATCTACGGCGGGCTGGAAGCCACGCTGGAACAGATAAGCGCAGACACCATAGAAGACCGCAAGGGAGAGCATTTCTATCTGGTCAAGCTGCGCACAAAGACCAACACCCTTGCCTACCGGGGGGAAAAGCTGCCCATCATGCCGGGCATGACGGCCACGGTGGATATTCTTACAGGCAAAAAGTCGGTGCTGGACTACCTGCTCAAGCCCATACTCAAGGCCAAGCAGAACGCGTTGCGGGAACGGTGA
- a CDS encoding type I secretion system permease/ATPase — MTDDPTKAPADPSAKTDTPSGSARSASTHAAGTEGRDTPGNAPQRPSGSHGLPEQSRQSGQSGQSGRAGHSGLSEQSGISGLTGHSESVPSPQTVRHNTAAASQSFHAKNEPQKTQAYLAGTAANGAQNTPAPPRGKQPHSGLQNGSQADAELHDGEQSGPFPAATNGAEPETVPAAGNDHSNGSDGAAQNGASLETGTRIPFHTVAPAPSDVDYESPLLRCLVVLFGLYGRTVSVETLKAGLPEHGGVSHTSACLRAAMQAGMNVRAVHRQSLDEISPLTLPCILLLKTKGACVLTAINETSAQIVFPEMGNAPIEILRHKLEEEFAGYAIFGQVEGRLDKRASELKLLKAKRWFWGTIWHYAPIYKHVALASLVINLLAIVSPLFFMNVYDRVVPNNALDTLWVLAVGIGIAYLFDFILRNLRSYFCDVAGKNADIILASRLMQHLMSMRLDHKPESTGTLANNLREFESLREFFSSTTLLAIIDLPFLFVFAALVGFIGGPMFIVPAIAVPLVVIAGLTLQYPFQRAIEAGYKEGAQKNALLIEILNGIETVKTSQAEGRMQRTWEKVVGMSAQSNSRVKSLANLSITMSMLATQLVSVIIIVWGVHLIGAGELTMGGLIACNILAGRAMAPLSQVAAMLSRLQQSRMALKSLDMLMTLPTERPEEGSTISYVGLSPSLAAEELAFKYPGTERFALEGVNLFIRPGEKVGIIGKMGSGKSTLGKLCVGLYQPTEGAIKLGGVDIRQMDVAELRSRVGYVSQDNFLFYGNVRENIAISNPNADDNAILRAATIAGVTHFVQAHPAGFGMPVGERGMALSGGQRQSVALARALLNDPEILILDEPSSNMDNSAEMLFKQRLAGIIQKKSLLLITHRMSMLDLVDRLVVVDSGRIIADGPKQAVLNALKNEQLRTAAKPRMA; from the coding sequence ATGACTGACGACCCCACCAAGGCTCCGGCAGACCCTTCTGCCAAAACAGACACACCCTCCGGTTCTGCCCGCTCCGCAAGCACGCACGCTGCCGGCACAGAGGGCCGCGACACGCCGGGTAACGCGCCGCAACGTCCATCTGGCAGCCATGGCCTGCCTGAACAATCTAGACAATCCGGACAATCTGGGCAATCTGGTCGGGCCGGACATTCCGGTCTTTCCGAGCAGTCTGGAATTTCCGGACTCACCGGACATTCCGAATCGGTCCCATCGCCGCAAACGGTCCGTCATAATACCGCTGCCGCTTCGCAATCATTTCATGCAAAAAATGAACCACAAAAAACTCAGGCATACCTTGCCGGAACGGCTGCAAACGGTGCGCAGAATACCCCCGCGCCGCCGCGCGGGAAACAACCGCACTCCGGCCTGCAGAACGGGAGTCAGGCAGACGCGGAACTGCATGACGGTGAACAGTCAGGCCCCTTCCCCGCTGCCACAAACGGCGCAGAGCCAGAAACCGTACCCGCCGCAGGCAACGACCACAGTAACGGTTCGGACGGAGCAGCACAGAACGGCGCTTCCTTAGAGACCGGCACACGCATCCCGTTCCACACCGTGGCTCCCGCCCCTTCGGACGTAGACTACGAATCACCGTTGCTGCGCTGCCTTGTGGTGCTGTTCGGCCTGTACGGCAGAACCGTTTCCGTAGAAACGCTCAAGGCGGGGCTGCCGGAACACGGAGGCGTTTCGCACACCTCCGCATGCCTGCGCGCCGCCATGCAGGCGGGCATGAACGTGCGCGCCGTGCATCGTCAGAGCCTTGACGAAATTTCGCCTCTTACCCTCCCCTGCATTCTGCTGCTCAAGACCAAGGGAGCCTGCGTGCTCACCGCCATAAACGAAACCAGCGCGCAGATTGTGTTCCCGGAAATGGGCAATGCGCCCATAGAAATCCTGCGACACAAGCTGGAAGAGGAATTTGCGGGCTACGCCATCTTCGGGCAGGTGGAAGGCAGACTGGACAAACGCGCCAGCGAACTGAAACTGCTTAAGGCCAAACGCTGGTTCTGGGGCACCATCTGGCACTATGCGCCCATTTACAAACACGTGGCCCTTGCCAGTCTGGTCATAAACCTGCTGGCCATTGTCTCGCCGCTGTTCTTCATGAACGTGTATGACCGCGTGGTGCCCAACAACGCGCTGGATACCCTGTGGGTACTGGCCGTGGGCATAGGCATTGCGTACCTGTTCGACTTCATTCTCCGCAACCTGCGCAGCTACTTCTGCGACGTGGCAGGCAAAAACGCCGACATCATCCTCGCCTCACGGCTCATGCAGCACCTCATGTCCATGCGACTGGACCACAAACCGGAATCCACAGGAACGCTGGCCAACAACCTGCGGGAATTCGAATCCCTGCGGGAATTCTTCAGTTCCACCACACTGCTGGCCATCATAGACCTGCCTTTCCTGTTCGTCTTCGCGGCGCTGGTGGGCTTCATCGGCGGCCCCATGTTCATTGTGCCCGCCATTGCCGTACCACTGGTGGTCATTGCCGGACTGACACTCCAATACCCCTTCCAGCGCGCCATAGAGGCCGGATACAAGGAAGGAGCGCAGAAAAACGCCCTGCTCATAGAAATTCTGAACGGCATAGAAACCGTCAAGACCAGTCAGGCAGAAGGACGCATGCAGCGCACGTGGGAAAAGGTGGTGGGCATGAGCGCGCAGTCCAACAGCCGGGTAAAAAGCCTTGCCAACCTGTCCATCACCATGTCCATGCTGGCAACACAGCTTGTCAGCGTCATCATCATCGTCTGGGGGGTGCACCTCATCGGCGCGGGCGAGCTGACCATGGGCGGGCTCATCGCCTGCAACATCCTGGCGGGACGCGCCATGGCACCGCTCAGTCAGGTTGCAGCCATGCTCTCCCGCCTGCAGCAGTCCCGCATGGCACTCAAGTCGCTGGATATGCTCATGACCCTGCCCACAGAACGCCCGGAGGAAGGCTCCACCATAAGCTATGTGGGCCTTTCCCCCTCGCTGGCGGCAGAGGAGCTTGCCTTCAAGTACCCCGGCACCGAGCGGTTCGCGCTGGAAGGGGTGAACCTGTTCATCCGCCCCGGCGAAAAGGTGGGCATCATCGGCAAAATGGGGTCCGGCAAGAGCACGCTGGGCAAACTGTGCGTGGGGCTGTACCAGCCCACGGAAGGCGCCATCAAGCTGGGCGGGGTAGACATACGCCAGATGGACGTGGCGGAACTGCGCAGCCGCGTGGGCTATGTTTCGCAGGATAACTTCCTTTTCTACGGCAACGTGCGCGAAAATATCGCCATCAGCAATCCCAACGCGGATGACAACGCCATCCTGCGCGCCGCCACCATTGCCGGGGTGACTCATTTTGTGCAGGCGCACCCCGCAGGATTCGGCATGCCCGTGGGAGAACGCGGCATGGCTCTTTCCGGCGGGCAGCGGCAGTCTGTGGCGCTGGCACGCGCCCTGCTGAACGACCCGGAGATACTCATCCTCGACGAACCAAGCTCCAACATGGACAACTCGGCGGAAATGCTTTTCAAGCAGCGGCTTGCAGGCATCATACAGAAAAAATCCCTGCTGCTCATCACCCACCGCATGAGCATGCTGGACCTTGTGGACAGGCTCGTTGTGGTAGACAGCGGGCGTATCATCGCAGACGGTCCCAAGCAGGCGGTGCTGAACGCGCTGAAGAACGAACAACTGCGCACAGCGGCAAAACCCCGCATGGCGTAG